A genomic region of Glycine max cultivar Williams 82 chromosome 15, Glycine_max_v4.0, whole genome shotgun sequence contains the following coding sequences:
- the LOC100816686 gene encoding pectinesterase inhibitor 3 has translation MQLQPTLSTLYLSLLLTITLTSPTLAAQSKPQDLVRSSCVHARYPRLCLRTLSNYPGPANTPLDVARAALRVSLAHTRRASKFLHALSHGGAAAMSKRQRSALRDCNEQISDSVDQLRRSLDELQHLRSETFKWQMSNALTWVSAALTNGDTCLDGFGGNARPDVKRRVTDVARVTSNALYMINRLGQSRTGKPKPKPKPRSRPQPRSASSTEKLN, from the coding sequence atgcaactcCAACCCACTCTCTCCACTCTCTACCTCTCCCTTTTGTTAACAATAACGTTAACATCTCCAACCTTGGCAGCACAAAGCAAGCCGCAGGATCTGGTCCGGTCCTCGTGCGTGCACGCGCGGTACCCGCGTCTGTGCCTGCGCACCCTCTCGAACTACCCGGGTCCCGCCAACACGCCGTTAGACGTGGCCAGGGCAGCTTTGAGGGTAAGCCTGGCCCACACGCGCCGGGCCTCCAAATTCCTCCATGCACTTTCTCATGGAGGCGCTGCCGCCATGAGCAAGCGCCAGCGCTCCGCGCTGCGCGACTGTAATGAACAGATTTCGGACTCCGTCGACCAGCTGCGGCGGAGCCTCGACGAGCTGCAGCACCTGCGCTCCGAGACGTTCAAGTGGCAGATGAGCAACGCCCTGACTTGGGTCAGCGCCGCCCTCACCAACGGCGACACCTGCCTCGACGGCTTCGGAGGGAATGCCAGGCCCGACGTCAAACGCAGAGTCACGGATGTGGCGAGGGTTACTAGCAATGCTTTGTATATGATTAATCGGCTCGGGCAAAGTAGAACCGGGAAGCCCAAGCCCAAACCCAAACCCAGGTCCAGGCCTCAGCCTCGCTCTGCCTCAAGTACTGAAAAATTGAATTAG